One stretch of Rhodoferax lithotrophicus DNA includes these proteins:
- a CDS encoding TetR/AcrR family transcriptional regulator, with translation MTDKPTRHLRHNKPTPEGERTSAQLRKAPNQHRAALTIQILFEAAAQIMESEGLAGLTTNRIAEQAGYAVGTVYQYFNNKESLLLAMAMHELEDVAQTTREAMDQAAVRSLDETLRATIHAWINAFGGRQRVQFLLMQAVMDHGAFPEFHRRITEIADFLGQKLAVLPVDGVRSLTPAGQFVITRALLGAIRYGVVENTSLLHQTSLETELIHLMRGMLLNPAEAPGH, from the coding sequence ATGACGGACAAACCCACGCGCCACTTACGCCATAACAAGCCCACTCCTGAGGGGGAACGTACATCGGCACAGTTGCGAAAAGCCCCCAACCAGCACCGTGCAGCACTGACCATTCAAATTTTGTTTGAAGCAGCCGCACAGATCATGGAGTCTGAGGGCTTGGCAGGCCTGACGACCAACCGGATCGCTGAGCAGGCGGGGTATGCGGTAGGCACGGTCTACCAGTACTTCAATAACAAAGAAAGTCTGCTGCTGGCCATGGCCATGCATGAGCTGGAGGACGTGGCGCAGACCACTCGGGAAGCCATGGATCAGGCGGCAGTGCGTTCACTGGACGAAACCTTGCGTGCCACCATTCACGCTTGGATCAATGCCTTTGGCGGACGGCAACGGGTTCAGTTTCTGTTAATGCAGGCGGTGATGGATCATGGCGCGTTCCCTGAGTTTCATCGCCGTATTACTGAAATTGCAGACTTTTTGGGGCAAAAGCTGGCAGTTTTGCCTGTGGATGGGGTTCGATCCCTGACTCCGGCGGGCCAGTTTGTCATTACACGTGCATTGCTTGGTGCCATTCGTTACGGTGTGGTGGAAAACACGTCTTTGCTGCACCAAACATCGCTGGAGACAGAGTTGATCCATTTGATGCGTGGCATGTTGTTAAACCCAGCTGAAGCGCCGGGCCATTAA
- a CDS encoding TolC family protein: protein MFMLLSLTAFTVGGNAETLEQAFDTALQQDARLSASHHQVAAAEFGLAAAQGQAKPQMSVEALYNRFSDEPSFRVHISPLPATVLPFAQAESTLLHAGVTLPLYTGGRLTNAAKAADAQLSAAHTDVERTRQDIKLSVAEAYVGVLRAQRLLELADSGVVTLTAHLRDVNAFLEHGLVARSDALAARTAEASARQDQMRAATALEIAQAHYNRLLGRPMTTPVVIDDLAQPAVHTASAPQAPGTPAPRAELVGLAHQADALMFQSAATRAAGLPQVVLNAGYNQLQNRYLDKEQLWNLGVGVRWELFDGNVHRRQADALAARAAAVSALRSDLESQIAFQVLAADLMRQESASRIPVAATAVEQAQENLRVSRDRYQSGVGSHTEVLDAETLRIKSGSNYFNALYDNVLAVQRLKRANGEL, encoded by the coding sequence ATGTTCATGTTGCTCAGCCTCACGGCTTTTACCGTAGGTGGAAACGCGGAAACCCTTGAACAGGCGTTTGACACCGCCCTGCAACAAGATGCCCGACTATCAGCCAGCCACCACCAGGTGGCAGCAGCCGAATTCGGGCTGGCTGCGGCCCAAGGGCAGGCAAAACCCCAAATGTCGGTAGAGGCGCTGTACAACCGGTTTTCTGATGAACCATCTTTTAGGGTGCACATATCCCCCTTGCCAGCCACAGTACTACCGTTTGCCCAGGCGGAAAGTACGCTGTTGCATGCGGGTGTAACCCTGCCCTTGTATACCGGTGGCAGGCTTACCAACGCTGCCAAAGCCGCAGATGCACAACTGTCTGCCGCACACACCGATGTGGAGCGCACCCGTCAGGACATCAAGCTCAGTGTGGCCGAAGCTTATGTCGGCGTGTTGCGCGCACAGCGCTTGCTGGAGTTGGCTGACAGCGGCGTGGTCACGCTGACGGCTCACCTGCGTGATGTGAATGCGTTTCTTGAACATGGTCTGGTGGCACGCAGTGATGCCCTTGCCGCCCGCACCGCAGAGGCTTCAGCCAGGCAAGACCAGATGCGTGCGGCTACCGCCCTGGAGATTGCTCAGGCCCATTACAACCGCTTGCTTGGACGGCCAATGACAACACCTGTGGTGATTGACGATTTGGCGCAGCCCGCCGTCCACACCGCCAGCGCCCCCCAGGCACCGGGCACTCCAGCACCGCGTGCGGAGCTGGTCGGACTGGCGCACCAAGCTGATGCGTTGATGTTTCAGTCGGCAGCAACACGCGCAGCGGGCTTGCCACAAGTGGTTCTGAATGCGGGTTACAACCAGTTGCAGAACCGCTACCTGGACAAAGAACAGTTGTGGAACTTGGGTGTCGGGGTGCGCTGGGAGTTGTTTGATGGCAATGTCCACCGCCGCCAGGCAGATGCCCTGGCCGCGCGTGCGGCTGCAGTTTCTGCGTTGCGCAGTGACCTTGAGAGCCAGATCGCGTTTCAGGTGCTGGCGGCTGACTTGATGCGCCAGGAAAGTGCCAGCCGGATCCCGGTGGCAGCTACCGCCGTAGAGCAAGCGCAAGAAAACCTGCGTGTCTCACGTGACCGCTACCAATCTGGTGTGGGTAGCCACACCGAGGTTCTGGATGCCGAAACGCTGCGAATCAAAAGTGGCAGCAATTACTTCAACGCCCTTTACGACAACGTGCTCGCTGTACAACGCCTCAAACGCGCCAACGGCGAACTGTGA
- a CDS encoding HlyD family secretion protein, which translates to MKITKPTLLIAVALVLAAVGYLAYNHNQAQRALPEGLLQANGRIEGDQITIASKISGRIAQIKVSEGSSVQAGQVLAVLDDAQVQAKVNQAKAAVAAVAAQRQAVETALGALRKQVPLEQASANTGIGQADAMLEKARAADAQARRDAARLDDLARRGSVPAQRAELARVAAIAAAADVAAAGQGLARSQALAAQAGLGQDRVRAKESELAAVTAQLAQAQATLAEVESVLADLSLKAPSAGVVMMRVREPGEIVAAGSPVLELVDLDRLYVKVYVPELQIGKLRVGLPARIHTDAFPDKSFAATVRMISSRAEFTPKEVQTQDERVKLTYAVKLYLDSNPAHQLTPGVPADAVVRWKDDVEWRSPRW; encoded by the coding sequence ATGAAGATCACAAAACCCACCCTCTTGATTGCTGTGGCACTTGTACTTGCTGCCGTCGGCTATCTGGCCTACAACCACAACCAGGCACAACGTGCTTTACCCGAAGGTTTATTGCAGGCCAATGGCCGTATTGAAGGTGACCAGATCACGATCGCCAGCAAAATTTCTGGACGTATTGCCCAGATCAAGGTCAGCGAAGGCAGCAGTGTGCAGGCTGGTCAGGTGCTTGCCGTGCTGGATGATGCGCAAGTACAGGCCAAAGTCAACCAGGCCAAAGCGGCAGTGGCGGCTGTGGCTGCGCAACGTCAAGCGGTCGAAACCGCACTGGGAGCCCTGCGCAAACAGGTTCCACTGGAACAGGCCAGTGCAAACACCGGTATTGGCCAGGCTGATGCCATGCTGGAAAAGGCCCGCGCCGCAGACGCACAGGCCAGACGTGATGCCGCACGCTTGGATGACCTGGCCCGGCGCGGGTCAGTGCCCGCCCAACGTGCAGAACTGGCCCGTGTAGCGGCCATTGCTGCGGCCGCAGATGTCGCGGCAGCTGGCCAAGGATTGGCACGTTCGCAAGCATTGGCGGCCCAAGCTGGCTTGGGCCAGGATCGTGTTCGTGCGAAAGAAAGCGAATTGGCAGCCGTCACAGCCCAGCTGGCTCAGGCGCAAGCCACCTTGGCTGAAGTTGAAAGTGTGCTGGCTGACCTGAGTCTGAAAGCACCCAGTGCTGGCGTGGTGATGATGCGTGTACGCGAACCTGGTGAAATCGTCGCCGCAGGCAGCCCGGTGCTTGAACTGGTCGATCTGGACCGGCTTTATGTCAAGGTCTATGTACCTGAACTGCAAATTGGCAAGTTGCGGGTGGGCTTGCCGGCACGTATTCACACCGATGCATTCCCGGACAAGAGCTTCGCAGCAACGGTTCGCATGATCAGTTCACGTGCCGAGTTCACACCCAAAGAAGTTCAAACGCAAGACGAACGCGTCAAACTCACTTACGCGGTCAAACTGTACCTTGACAGCAACCCTGCCCATCAGCTCACACCAGGGGTTCCTGCCGATGCTGTGGTGCGCTGGAAAGACGATGTTGAGTGGCGCAGTCCCCGGTGGTAA
- a CDS encoding ABC transporter permease encodes MNFSRIAAVASKEWREIVRDRLFFTLAFVVPAALTVLFGYGLSLDVENIPMAVVDHDRTALSREYANRFIGSRYFHFQGYADDERQLTNALSDSKLRAVIVIPPHFQQNLLAGHPAEVQTLMDGTFPFRALTTKGYVEAINASMNVDVVSDFLARSAGIPLTHARAMLQPVQLQVRYLYNQSVKSIWSLAPKLIMAIMMISPPFLTALGVVREKESGSIYNIYASTVLRSEFLIGKLAPYVAISTLNVGLLWAIATLLFGAPFKGDFLFFALASMLYVTCTTGIGLLVSVAVRTQVAAMMGTAILTVVPAVLYSGVLIPISSLSEVASLIAHLLPGMYYTDIVMGSFLKGVGWRGLWGNMVVLALYAATLFTLGYLLFHKRVKS; translated from the coding sequence ATGAACTTCAGTCGCATTGCGGCAGTGGCCAGCAAGGAGTGGCGCGAAATTGTGCGCGACCGGCTGTTTTTTACCTTGGCTTTTGTTGTTCCCGCCGCCTTGACCGTGTTGTTTGGCTATGGCCTCTCGCTGGATGTTGAAAACATTCCGATGGCTGTGGTGGATCACGACCGTACAGCCCTTTCACGCGAATATGCCAACCGCTTCATTGGGTCGCGCTATTTCCATTTTCAGGGTTACGCAGATGACGAGCGTCAGCTCACCAATGCACTCAGTGACAGCAAGTTGCGTGCAGTCATCGTGATTCCCCCGCATTTTCAGCAAAACCTGCTCGCAGGGCATCCGGCTGAGGTTCAGACCCTGATGGATGGCACTTTTCCGTTCCGGGCGCTGACCACCAAAGGTTATGTAGAAGCCATCAATGCGTCAATGAACGTGGATGTGGTGTCGGACTTTTTGGCCCGCTCTGCGGGAATTCCTTTAACCCACGCACGCGCCATGCTTCAACCGGTGCAACTGCAGGTGCGCTATCTGTACAACCAGAGTGTCAAAAGTATCTGGTCGTTGGCACCGAAGCTGATCATGGCGATCATGATGATTTCGCCACCTTTCCTGACAGCGCTTGGGGTGGTGCGCGAAAAAGAAAGTGGCTCCATCTACAACATCTATGCCTCCACCGTGCTGCGTAGCGAATTTTTGATCGGCAAGCTCGCTCCCTATGTGGCCATCTCAACCCTGAATGTTGGCTTGTTATGGGCGATAGCCACACTGCTGTTTGGTGCGCCTTTCAAGGGTGATTTTTTGTTCTTTGCGCTGGCCTCCATGCTTTATGTGACCTGTACCACTGGCATTGGGCTGCTGGTGTCGGTGGCAGTGCGTACTCAAGTGGCCGCCATGATGGGCACTGCAATTTTGACCGTGGTGCCCGCGGTGCTGTATTCCGGGGTACTGATACCCATCTCATCACTGTCTGAGGTAGCCAGTTTGATTGCTCATTTACTTCCCGGTATGTATTACACCGACATCGTGATGGGGAGCTTTCTCAAAGGGGTTGGTTGGCGTGGTCTGTGGGGCAACATGGTGGTACTGGCCTTGTATGCCGCAACCTTGTTCACACTGGGCTATCTGCTATTTCATAAACGGGTGAAATCATGA
- a CDS encoding ABC transporter permease, with amino-acid sequence MKGWISGQDLSVWWMRLRAMSLKELLQLWRDPVLLFLIVYAFSMDIYNAGSGVTLQLNNAAMVFQDHDRSAASRELLGRFLPPRFNNRGEVGSERQSLRLLDDSAALFTLDIPPQFGQTLARGGSTQLQMQIDASNSVLGFLAYSDATQIVARYGLEAGLLRAGLGGQSMSAVPMINNQQRVWFNPNENDAWFMSISELLNVITVFAILLPAAAMVREKERGTIEQLIVSPLTPFQVMFPKVLAMTLVILAGTTLTLLGVLGPVFGVPFRGSVVLFYLVTTLYIFALSGIGLFIATLTRNLAQASMLAILVLAPMMFLSGVWTPPEAMPALARWGMYISPLYYYIDAAYGIILKGAGLNLLWDSVLGILVLGTLAGALGLKRFKRQFD; translated from the coding sequence ATGAAGGGCTGGATCTCGGGGCAAGACTTGAGTGTCTGGTGGATGCGGCTGCGGGCCATGAGCCTGAAGGAGTTACTGCAACTATGGCGCGATCCTGTGTTGCTGTTCCTGATTGTTTACGCCTTCAGCATGGATATTTACAACGCTGGCTCAGGTGTCACGCTGCAACTCAACAATGCAGCGATGGTCTTCCAGGATCATGACCGCAGTGCCGCATCACGTGAGCTGCTGGGGCGGTTCCTGCCACCACGATTCAACAATCGGGGAGAGGTCGGCAGCGAGCGCCAAAGTTTGCGCCTGCTTGATGACTCGGCAGCCCTGTTTACGCTGGACATCCCACCTCAATTTGGTCAGACCTTGGCACGCGGAGGCAGCACACAGTTGCAGATGCAAATTGATGCCAGCAACTCGGTGCTAGGGTTTCTTGCCTACAGCGACGCCACACAAATCGTCGCCCGTTATGGTCTGGAAGCCGGACTTTTGCGCGCCGGGCTGGGGGGGCAAAGTATGTCTGCCGTCCCCATGATCAACAACCAGCAACGCGTCTGGTTCAATCCCAATGAGAACGATGCCTGGTTCATGTCCATTTCGGAGTTGCTCAACGTCATCACCGTGTTTGCCATTCTGTTGCCTGCGGCGGCCATGGTGCGCGAGAAGGAACGTGGCACCATTGAACAACTCATCGTTTCACCACTGACCCCGTTTCAGGTGATGTTTCCCAAAGTGCTGGCGATGACGTTGGTGATTCTGGCGGGAACCACATTAACGCTGCTGGGTGTGCTTGGACCCGTATTTGGTGTGCCCTTTCGGGGCAGCGTGGTGCTGTTCTATCTGGTCACCACGCTGTATATCTTTGCGCTTTCGGGTATCGGGCTGTTTATTGCCACCCTGACCCGTAATCTGGCACAAGCCAGCATGCTGGCCATTCTGGTGCTGGCACCCATGATGTTTCTGTCAGGCGTGTGGACTCCGCCCGAAGCCATGCCGGCGCTGGCCCGCTGGGGCATGTACATCTCTCCCTTGTATTACTACATCGACGCGGCCTACGGCATCATTCTCAAAGGTGCGGGCCTGAACCTGTTATGGGATTCTGTGCTCGGCATCCTGGTACTGGGAACGCTGGCGGGGGCACTGGGTCTGAAGCGCTTCAAACGGCAATTTGATTAA
- a CDS encoding outer membrane protein assembly factor BamE, translating into MPSTRGGAFRQNAKTHTVVIIGRYHVTPDLWGGRRSGFFGEMQLKKQIALVALWIALAGCSKITAENYAKLQTGMPQTEVNAILGKPDSCDDVLGFKSCRWGDDKSNVTVRFVADKLVLHEAVNIR; encoded by the coding sequence TTGCCCAGCACCAGGGGTGGTGCTTTTCGTCAGAACGCCAAAACGCACACGGTCGTTATTATTGGCCGCTACCACGTCACGCCTGACCTGTGGGGTGGAAGGCGCAGTGGCTTTTTTGGAGAAATGCAATTGAAGAAACAAATCGCCCTCGTGGCACTGTGGATCGCCTTGGCGGGCTGCAGCAAAATCACGGCAGAAAACTATGCCAAGTTGCAAACGGGCATGCCACAGACGGAGGTGAATGCCATTCTGGGCAAGCCTGACTCTTGTGATGACGTGCTGGGCTTCAAAAGCTGCCGCTGGGGTGACGATAAAAGTAATGTGACGGTGCGCTTTGTCGCCGACAAGCTGGTGCTGCATGAAGCGGTGAATATCCGCTGA
- a CDS encoding GNAT family N-acetyltransferase, with the protein MTHADFTIRPMSRIEFNLALDWAAAEGWNPGLMDAEPFFSVDPEGLLIGLLGHEPVAVISAVRYDAAFGFLGFYIVKPAYRGKGYGWRIWQAAMAHLGTRNVGLDGVTAQQDNYRRSGFQLAYRNVRYQGTAATTPLQATLPSNARIIPLNTLALAELSAFDRHFFPAARPDFLRRWISQPQSLALGVVSDQGLQGYGVRRSCRTGYKMGPLFANRPELATALLDALCIDVASDAPIFLDVPESNPAAVVLAEARGMHRVFETARMYTQAAPDLALSHIYGITSFELG; encoded by the coding sequence ATGACACATGCAGACTTCACCATTCGGCCCATGAGCCGCATTGAATTTAATCTGGCACTGGACTGGGCCGCAGCAGAGGGCTGGAACCCGGGTCTGATGGATGCCGAGCCGTTTTTCTCGGTCGACCCCGAAGGTCTGCTGATTGGCCTGCTGGGCCACGAGCCGGTGGCGGTGATTTCTGCCGTGCGGTATGACGCGGCCTTCGGCTTTCTGGGCTTTTACATCGTCAAACCCGCCTACCGCGGAAAAGGCTACGGCTGGCGCATCTGGCAAGCAGCCATGGCGCATCTGGGCACGCGTAATGTCGGGCTGGATGGTGTTACGGCGCAGCAGGACAACTACCGGCGCAGCGGCTTCCAGCTGGCGTACCGCAATGTCCGCTACCAAGGCACCGCTGCAACAACGCCACTACAAGCCACCTTGCCCAGCAACGCTCGCATCATCCCCTTGAACACGCTGGCACTGGCGGAACTGTCGGCCTTTGACCGCCACTTTTTCCCGGCAGCCCGGCCCGATTTTTTGCGCCGCTGGATCAGCCAGCCACAAAGTCTGGCGCTTGGGGTTGTGAGTGACCAGGGACTGCAAGGCTACGGTGTGCGGCGCAGCTGCCGCACGGGGTACAAGATGGGCCCCCTGTTTGCCAACCGCCCGGAACTGGCAACAGCGTTGCTGGACGCGCTGTGTATCGATGTGGCAAGTGATGCGCCCATTTTTTTGGATGTGCCAGAGTCGAATCCCGCTGCGGTGGTGCTTGCCGAAGCCAGAGGTATGCACCGGGTGTTTGAAACCGCCCGCATGTACACCCAAGCCGCGCCAGATCTGGCGCTGTCACACATCTACGGCATCACCAGTTTTGAGTTGGGTTAA
- a CDS encoding high-potential iron-sulfur protein: protein MTPSTTRRRFIEITPFAGMALLAACSPKTEPTPPAPPAAPPAPADVAPPPPAAAPAAEPAPASAPTTSTTPAVAPMVGEKDAQAIALGYVEDASRVDKAKFKNYIAASTCSSCALYQGKAGEASGACPIFAGKQVVAKGWCSSWVKKA, encoded by the coding sequence ATGACACCCTCCACCACCCGCCGACGTTTTATCGAAATCACACCTTTTGCTGGTATGGCATTGCTGGCAGCCTGCTCACCCAAAACCGAGCCAACGCCGCCAGCGCCCCCTGCTGCACCGCCCGCACCTGCCGATGTGGCACCACCACCTCCAGCAGCGGCACCAGCGGCCGAACCAGCTCCGGCCTCTGCTCCAACCACAAGCACCACGCCAGCCGTTGCCCCTATGGTGGGCGAGAAGGATGCCCAGGCCATAGCCCTCGGTTACGTGGAAGATGCCAGCCGGGTCGACAAGGCCAAGTTCAAAAACTACATAGCCGCCAGCACCTGCAGCAGTTGTGCGCTCTATCAAGGCAAAGCCGGTGAGGCAAGCGGTGCTTGTCCGATCTTCGCAGGCAAACAGGTGGTGGCCAAGGGCTGGTGCTCGTCCTGGGTCAAAAAAGCCTGA
- a CDS encoding transglutaminase family protein: MHRHDECIAELGLDIWVGSEPTFTDRESQAPFWLHAALGGDKEQRAQALLRNLSGLMEGGLLLRSIGRMYPGEKLPRWNLGLLRYRDGRPVWGGPSDPLMMTVTNSGDLPDIGSLTGALSDTFKHQDWSAQCTQAMESEHESAWQVTVQMGDTEEDSLTFLFHVVELDGVTAADRSRCVALELPAIGHVALFMSILACIEQVALSIGLPALVFTGAAPPVDETLELTTITPDPAVIEINTAPSKNCTEFLGRSRQVYAAAAALKLSPYRLYFNGQVADSGGAGQITFGGVTPADSPFVKYPQLLPRLVRFLNRHPALSYLFAHDYVGGSGQSVRPDERGTDAVDDLLLALVLLERQQEVSPELLWKSLASFLCDAVGNSHRAEINIEKLWNPFLPGRGCLGLVEFRSLRMQHTPQRATAIACLFRTLIAMLASRPYTLPLIDWGRELHDRFALPFYLSMDLDAVLAQLEGAGLGLEKEICRVLRQNEYRFFGKVDLPFGTLELWRGLEFWPLVGDAASPAQTGSSRMVDASTARIEVRWRPPSTEPGDTATLGNWLDWGFYVGETRLPMRLESDAGGALKVFGVRYSSFVPMAGLHPILGVQAPLTLTLRHRQFETQYVIKLHEWQPDGLAYPCLPKDMEDARERRSNRITVIQENRPHSLHPPESGAEKAQSNLGLTDYCLDMRYHP, from the coding sequence GTGCACCGTCATGACGAATGTATTGCTGAACTTGGCCTGGATATATGGGTAGGGTCAGAGCCCACTTTTACGGACCGTGAGTCTCAGGCCCCTTTTTGGCTGCATGCGGCCCTGGGGGGTGACAAGGAACAACGTGCACAGGCTTTGCTGCGAAATTTAAGCGGTCTGATGGAAGGTGGTTTGCTCTTGCGAAGCATCGGACGGATGTACCCCGGAGAAAAGTTGCCCAGGTGGAACCTGGGTTTGCTGCGGTATCGGGATGGCAGACCCGTATGGGGAGGTCCTTCCGATCCGCTGATGATGACAGTGACAAATTCCGGTGACCTGCCAGACATAGGCTCACTGACTGGTGCCTTGTCTGACACATTCAAGCATCAGGATTGGTCAGCCCAATGTACACAAGCCATGGAGAGTGAACACGAGTCGGCTTGGCAGGTCACTGTCCAAATGGGCGATACCGAGGAGGATTCCCTGACCTTTTTGTTCCATGTTGTGGAGCTTGATGGGGTCACCGCGGCAGACCGGAGCCGCTGCGTTGCGCTTGAACTCCCCGCGATTGGTCATGTTGCGCTTTTTATGTCTATCTTGGCCTGTATCGAACAGGTGGCACTTTCCATAGGCTTGCCTGCGCTGGTGTTCACTGGTGCAGCCCCACCTGTGGATGAAACTTTGGAGCTCACAACCATCACGCCTGACCCGGCAGTGATTGAAATCAACACCGCACCCAGCAAAAATTGCACCGAGTTTCTTGGGCGAAGCCGGCAGGTATATGCCGCTGCGGCAGCTTTAAAACTCTCGCCTTATCGCCTCTATTTCAATGGACAGGTGGCGGACTCTGGTGGTGCGGGCCAGATCACCTTCGGTGGTGTTACGCCTGCAGACAGCCCGTTTGTGAAATACCCCCAGTTGTTACCAAGATTGGTACGGTTTTTGAACCGGCACCCCGCATTGAGTTATCTGTTTGCTCACGACTATGTGGGCGGCAGTGGTCAGTCGGTTCGCCCCGATGAGCGTGGCACGGATGCCGTTGATGATTTGCTGCTGGCATTGGTGCTTCTTGAGCGCCAACAAGAGGTTTCACCTGAGTTGCTTTGGAAAAGCCTTGCCTCGTTTTTGTGTGATGCGGTGGGCAACAGCCATCGAGCTGAAATCAATATTGAAAAATTGTGGAATCCTTTCCTTCCCGGCAGGGGGTGCCTTGGCTTGGTGGAATTTCGCTCGCTAAGGATGCAGCACACACCGCAGCGAGCCACGGCCATTGCCTGTTTGTTTCGGACATTGATAGCCATGCTGGCTTCCCGCCCCTACACCTTGCCGCTGATTGACTGGGGTCGTGAGCTTCATGATCGTTTTGCCCTGCCTTTCTATTTGAGTATGGATTTGGATGCCGTGCTGGCCCAACTGGAGGGTGCCGGACTCGGGTTGGAAAAGGAAATATGCCGTGTTTTGCGGCAAAACGAGTACCGGTTTTTCGGCAAGGTGGACTTGCCTTTTGGCACACTTGAGCTGTGGCGTGGTCTTGAGTTTTGGCCACTGGTGGGTGATGCGGCCAGTCCTGCGCAGACGGGGAGTTCCAGAATGGTGGATGCCAGCACAGCACGAATTGAAGTGAGATGGCGACCGCCATCAACAGAGCCGGGTGACACGGCAACGCTTGGGAACTGGCTTGACTGGGGTTTCTACGTGGGCGAAACCCGTTTGCCCATGCGCCTTGAAAGTGATGCTGGTGGTGCGCTCAAGGTATTTGGTGTTCGCTACAGCAGTTTTGTCCCCATGGCCGGTTTACATCCCATTCTTGGGGTTCAGGCACCATTAACTTTGACGCTGCGCCATAGGCAGTTTGAAACCCAATATGTCATCAAGCTTCATGAGTGGCAGCCCGACGGTCTGGCTTATCCATGCCTGCCCAAGGATATGGAAGACGCGCGTGAGCGTCGCTCGAACCGCATCACGGTCATCCAAGAAAATCGTCCGCATTCTTTGCATCCCCCTGAATCGGGCGCTGAGAAAGCCCAATCCAATCTTGGCCTGACGGATTACTGCCTGGACATGCGGTACCACCCGTAG